A single genomic interval of Plodia interpunctella isolate USDA-ARS_2022_Savannah chromosome 16, ilPloInte3.2, whole genome shotgun sequence harbors:
- the RnrL gene encoding ribonucleoside-diphosphate reductase large subunit, which translates to MVGKMNKLFVHKRGGRMEEVHIDKITSRIKKLCYGLNMDFVDPVSITLKVISGIYSGVTTVELDNLAAETAATMTTDHPDYAILAARLAISNLHKETKKHFSDVITDLYNIINPHTKKTSPMISEFHYNIVMKHKERLDSAIVYDRDFKYNYFGFKTLERSYLLKINNKVVERPQHMLMRVSIGIHGEDIDAAIDTYNLLSEKYFTHASPTLFAAATPRPQLSSCFLVAMKDDSIEGIYDTLKQCALISKSAGGIGVHVHCIRAKGTYIAGTNGVSNGVVPMLRVYNNTARYVDQGGNKRPGAFAVYLEPWHADIFEFLDLKKNHGKEEVRARELFYALWIPDLFMKRVEKNEDWSLMCPHDSPGLADCWGEEFEALYEKYEQEKRYVKQVKAQILWKAIIEAQVETGTPYMLYKDACNRKSNQKNLGTIKCSNLCTEIVEYTSADETAVCNLASIALNMFVNDDKTYNFIKLKEVTKIVTQNLNKIIDVNFYPVPEAKKSNMRHRPIGIGVQGLADTFVLMRIPYENESAIKLNQQIFETIYYGALEASCELAEKYGVYETYEGSPVSQGILQYEMWNKTPTDLWDWQVLKEKIAKHGLRNSLLIAPMPTASTAQILGNNESFEPFTSNIYQRRVLSGEFQVVNHHLLRDLTEADLWDEDMKNLIIHNNGSIQNIEAIPKEIRDLYKTVWEISVKTTIQMAADRGAFIDQSQSFNIHVAAPNYGKLTSIHFYAWKMGLKTGMYYLRTKPAANAIQFTVDKSKVRNTNGKSEVDDANMAAITCSLQNKDECMSCGS; encoded by the exons ATGGTTGGGAAAATGAACAAATTATTTGTTCATAAGAGAG GAGGCAGAATGGAGGAGGTGCATATAGATAAGATTACATCAAGGATCAAAAAACTTTGTTATGGACTGAATATGGATTTTGTAGACccg GTTTCAATAACATTGAAAGTGATAAGTGGAATATATTCAGGGGTAACAACAGTGGAGCTTGATAATCTGGCTGCAGAAACAGCAGCTACAATGACTACTGACCACCCTGACTATGCTATTTTAGCTGCTAGATTAGCAATCTCCAACTTGCATAAGGAAACTAAAAAACATTTCTCAG ATGTTATAACagatttatacaatattatcaaTCCCCATACCAAGAAAACATCACCAATGATTTCTGAATTTCACTACAATATTGTTATGAAGCATAAGGAAAGACTGGATTCTGCTATTGTGTATGATAgagatttcaaatataattactttggATTCAAGACTCTAGAACGATCATATTTGCTGAAAATCAACAATAAG GTTGTTGAGAGACCACAGCATATGTTAATGAGAGTATCTATTGGAATACATGGTGAAGATATTGATGCTGCTATCGacacatacaatttattatctgaaaaatattttacccaCGCAAGTCCAACTCTCTTTGCTGCTGCAACCCCAAGACCTCAATTGTCTTCCTGTTTTCTTGTTGCAATGAAAGATGACAGCATTGAGGGGATATATGACACTTTAAAGCAATGTGCATTGATTTCAAAGTCAGCTGGTGGTATTGGTGTTCATGTGCATTGCATTAGAGCAAAAGGGACCTATATTGCTGGAACAAATGGAGTTTCAAATGGTGTTGTTCCTATGTTGCGTGTTTACAACAACACTGCCAGATACGTTGATCAAGGTGGAAATAAACGACCAGGAGCCTTTGCTGTCTACTTAGAGCCTTGGCATGCAGATATATTCGAATTTTTGGATTTGAAAAAGAATCATGGCAAAGAGGAAGTCAGAGCAAGAGAACTGTTCTATGCTTTGTGGATCcctgatttatttatgaaacgcGTTGAGAAAAATGAAGACTGGAGTCTTATGTGCCCTCATGATTCTCCTGGACTAGCAGACTGTTGGGGTGAGGAATTTGAGGCActctatgaaaaatatgaacagGAAAAACGTTATGTCAAGCAAGTTAAAGCTCAAATACTATGGAAAGCTATTATAGAGGCACAAGTTGAAACTGGCACACCATATATGCTATATAAGGATGCCTGTAATAGAAAGAGTAATCAGAAAAATTTGGGCACAATTAAGTGCAGCAACTTGTGTACAGAAATTGTTGAGTACACATCTGCAGATGAAACAGCAGTGTGCAATTTGGCATCCATTgctttaaatatgtttgtgaatgatgataaaacatacaattttattaagcTTAAGGAAGTGACTAAAATTGTCACTCAGAacctgaataaaattattgatgtcAACTTTTATCCAGTGCCAGAAGCAAAGAAATCAAATATGAGACATAGACCTATTGGGATTGGTGTGCAGGGTTTAGCTGACACATTTGTATTGATGCGCATTCCTTATGAAAACGAAAGTGCTATTAAACTGAatcaacaaatatttgaaactatttattatggtgCTTTAGAAGCCAGTTGCGAATTGGCAGAAAAATATGGTGTATATGAAACTTATGAAGGTAGTCCTGTAAGTCAAGGTATATTACAGTATGAGATGTGGAACAAAACTCCCACAGATCTTTGGGATTGGCAAGTACTAAAGGAAAAAATTGCCAAACATGGACTGCGCAATTCACTTCTAATAGCCCCTATGCCAACTGCTTCAACTGCTCAAATACTTGGTAACAATGAATCATTTGAGCCTTTCACAtctaatatttaccaaagacGAGTACTGTCTGGAGAATTTCAAGTGGTAAATCATCATTTGTTGCGGGATTTAACAGAAGCAGATTTGTGGGATGAAGACATGAAAAACCtcattattcataataatggatctatacaaaatattgagGCTATTCCTAAAGAAATCAGGGACTTGTATAAAACTGTCTGGGAGATTTCAGTCAAAACAACTATTCAAATGGCCGCAGATAGAGGAGCATTTATAGATCAGAGCCAGTCATTCAATATACATGTGGCTGCCCCTAATTACGGCAAATTGACgtctatacatttttatgcatGGAAAATGGGTTTGAAGACTGGAATGTATTATTTACGTACTAAACCTGCTGCCAATGCTATCCAGTTTACTGTAGATAAGAGTAAGGTTAGAAATACCAATGGGAAATCTGAAGTGGATGATGCCAATATGGCTGCAATAACATGTTCTTTGCAAAATAAAGATGAGTGTATGAGCTGTGGATCTTAG